The following are encoded in a window of Shewanella psychrotolerans genomic DNA:
- a CDS encoding RluA family pseudouridine synthase: MSQSKCECHITVTDPSSDACSLLAKQSQHSKQTIKQAMAKGAVWLTRGKYTQRLRRAKKSLKVDDQLHLYYNADVLAQTVDDAQLLLDKGDYSIWYKPYGMLCQGSKWSDHTTINRFVETHLTPQRPAFIIHRLDRAATGLVIIGHSKTTTAALAAQFEHRQLDKQYRVIVAGEFPQQQQTITTDVDGKSACSHAHLVEYDGDNNRSLVQVKIETGRKHQIRIHMASMGYPVIGDRQHGAAVEGDPNLQLTACFLNFTCPVSHEPMQLALPEALQPSLLALKA, from the coding sequence ATGAGTCAAAGTAAGTGCGAATGCCATATAACCGTTACCGATCCAAGTAGCGATGCCTGTAGTTTATTAGCTAAGCAAAGTCAGCACTCGAAACAGACTATCAAGCAGGCAATGGCAAAAGGCGCTGTATGGCTGACTCGTGGTAAGTATACCCAGCGCTTAAGGCGAGCAAAAAAATCGTTAAAAGTCGACGATCAGCTGCACCTATACTACAACGCAGATGTGCTGGCTCAAACCGTCGATGACGCCCAATTATTACTCGATAAGGGCGACTATAGCATTTGGTATAAGCCGTACGGCATGTTATGTCAGGGATCAAAATGGAGCGACCACACCACCATCAATCGCTTTGTCGAAACTCACCTTACCCCGCAGCGTCCGGCGTTTATCATTCACCGACTCGATAGAGCTGCAACGGGTTTAGTCATTATTGGTCACAGCAAAACCACCACCGCAGCGCTGGCCGCACAATTTGAACATCGTCAACTCGATAAACAATACCGCGTAATTGTTGCGGGTGAATTTCCCCAACAACAGCAAACGATAACAACAGATGTCGATGGCAAAAGTGCGTGTTCTCATGCTCACTTGGTGGAGTACGATGGCGACAATAATCGCTCGTTGGTCCAAGTCAAAATAGAAACGGGTCGTAAGCACCAAATTCGAATCCACATGGCTAGCATGGGTTATCCTGTCATTGGTGACAGGCAACATGGCGCTGCAGTGGAAGGCGATCCAAACCTGCAATTAACCGCATGCTTCCTAAATTTCACCTGCCCCGTGAGTCATGAGCCAATGCAGCTGGCACTGCCCGAGGCGTTACAACCCAGTCTCTTGGCCCTTAAGGCTTGA
- a CDS encoding thiol-disulfide oxidoreductase DCC family protein: MQQKQANKEITNHLLINSMTKSDLSSLVIFDGVCNLCHGAVRFIIARDPKAVFQFVALQTPIAQALLAKASISPLAAQADTVYLIKDGEVFIKSEAAIEIAKSLTGYWPWLRVLRWLPLGLRDWGYDFIARNRYRLFGQRPLCLMPDDETKSRFVE, translated from the coding sequence ATGCAACAAAAACAGGCCAACAAGGAGATTACTAATCACTTACTAATCAATAGTATGACGAAGTCTGATCTTTCGTCGTTAGTGATTTTTGATGGCGTATGTAATTTATGTCATGGGGCGGTGAGGTTTATTATCGCCCGTGACCCCAAGGCGGTGTTTCAATTTGTTGCCTTGCAGACTCCCATTGCGCAAGCTTTGCTTGCTAAGGCATCTATTTCACCATTAGCGGCACAAGCGGATACCGTCTACTTGATAAAAGATGGCGAGGTTTTTATCAAGAGTGAGGCAGCAATTGAAATTGCTAAATCTTTAACGGGTTATTGGCCTTGGTTGCGTGTTCTGCGCTGGTTGCCGCTGGGGCTACGTGATTGGGGGTATGATTTTATTGCGCGCAATCGTTACCGCTTATTTGGCCAACGCCCGCTCTGTTTAATGCCTGATGATGAAACCAAAAGCCGCTTCGTTGAATAA
- a CDS encoding YbaY family lipoprotein, which yields MNNWLTSALSVGAIVTVLSGCATPNASVEIQGEIWFKERIALPSDAILTVQVKDVSLMDAPAVVIAELERSNVTTPAPFQFIIPADQFEQGHTYAVGAKISLGDKLMFISTQSYPIDISSQAPMSVLVQRVGR from the coding sequence ATGAACAATTGGTTAACGTCTGCTTTATCTGTTGGGGCGATTGTTACTGTGTTAAGTGGATGTGCAACCCCAAATGCCAGTGTTGAGATCCAAGGTGAAATTTGGTTTAAAGAGCGGATTGCCTTGCCAAGTGATGCGATATTAACGGTTCAAGTTAAAGATGTGTCCTTGATGGATGCGCCAGCCGTCGTTATCGCTGAGCTTGAGCGAAGCAATGTGACAACACCTGCACCGTTCCAATTCATAATACCAGCAGATCAATTTGAGCAAGGACACACCTATGCTGTTGGAGCTAAGATTAGTTTAGGTGACAAACTGATGTTTATTAGTACTCAGTCATATCCCATCGACATTAGTTCGCAAGCTCCTATGTCGGTATTAGTACAGAGAGTCGGCAGGTAG
- a CDS encoding monovalent cation:proton antiporter-2 (CPA2) family protein: MTGYFLQAFIYLVAAVIAVPLAKRFGLGSVLGYLIAGVVIGPVIGLVGEETSVIQHFAEFGVVMMLFVVGLELEPKMLWGMRHRLMGLGGLQVVLTAFAVMGIAIWLEFQWSIALTIGLVFALSSTAIVLQTFNEKGLGKTEGGRNAFSVLLFQDMAVIPMLAFIPLLALPDLVDKAQLVTTSAAQQHDDISLVAGLPSWAYAMVITTAIAGLVVAGHYLSRPLFRFVASSGLREIFTATALMLVIGIATLMSLVDLSPALGTFLAGVILANSEFRHELESNIDPFKGLLLGLFFITVGAGIDFAILWQQLGIIILLTLGLMLLKAFVLLILSVLFKIRKSDRWLFALSLAQAGEFGFVLLSFSVQNHVLPTDMAQTLSLVVAISMFLTPGLFIAFEKLIQPRYRVAKSERKADDIDELGTVIIAGMGRFGQVVNRLLTANGVKTVVLDHDISQIDVLRKINIKSYFGDASRADLLHTAGIEEASLLVVSMDNPDSATEVVKYVKKTYPQVKVLARAFDRGHAYMLRSAGADYIQKETLLSALELGADAMRCLGFHPFHVEQQKNIFRRVEKRSSDILYQAWCDDSSGERFDNNYRKLFIELEETIKKEMLADRSDKHATSERGWTPPPKGYDEILEGEEPLPLTPAEDQIKP, from the coding sequence ATGACAGGATACTTTCTCCAAGCCTTCATCTATTTGGTTGCTGCGGTTATAGCGGTTCCTCTAGCTAAACGTTTTGGGTTAGGTTCGGTGCTAGGATATCTGATTGCAGGTGTCGTCATTGGGCCAGTTATTGGGTTGGTCGGCGAAGAGACCAGTGTTATTCAACACTTTGCCGAATTTGGTGTGGTGATGATGCTGTTTGTGGTGGGGTTAGAACTAGAACCTAAGATGTTATGGGGGATGCGGCATCGATTAATGGGACTCGGCGGACTGCAAGTTGTACTAACGGCATTCGCAGTCATGGGCATCGCTATCTGGCTTGAGTTTCAATGGAGTATCGCACTCACGATAGGGCTGGTTTTTGCGCTGTCGTCGACAGCGATAGTGTTGCAAACCTTCAATGAGAAAGGGCTCGGTAAAACGGAAGGTGGCCGTAATGCGTTCTCTGTGTTGCTATTTCAAGATATGGCCGTGATCCCAATGCTTGCCTTTATTCCGTTACTCGCCTTACCTGATTTAGTCGATAAGGCACAATTAGTGACGACGAGCGCAGCACAACAGCATGATGACATAAGTTTAGTGGCTGGACTGCCTTCATGGGCCTATGCCATGGTGATAACCACGGCCATAGCAGGATTAGTGGTGGCTGGCCATTACCTTAGTCGTCCACTATTTCGATTTGTTGCTAGTTCTGGGTTGAGGGAGATTTTTACCGCTACTGCGTTGATGTTGGTGATAGGAATTGCCACATTAATGAGTTTAGTAGATTTATCTCCGGCATTAGGCACTTTTTTAGCGGGAGTGATTTTAGCTAACAGTGAATTTCGTCATGAGCTTGAATCCAACATCGATCCCTTTAAAGGCTTATTGCTAGGACTGTTTTTTATCACTGTAGGAGCGGGGATTGATTTTGCGATATTGTGGCAACAATTAGGGATTATTATCCTGTTGACCCTAGGGCTGATGCTGCTAAAAGCCTTTGTGTTATTGATACTCAGTGTATTGTTTAAGATCCGTAAAAGCGACCGCTGGTTATTTGCCCTTAGTCTAGCGCAAGCGGGGGAGTTTGGTTTTGTCCTCTTGAGTTTCTCGGTGCAAAATCATGTTTTGCCGACAGACATGGCGCAGACTTTATCCCTGGTCGTGGCAATCAGTATGTTCTTAACTCCAGGGTTATTTATCGCCTTTGAAAAGTTAATTCAACCGCGTTATCGGGTCGCTAAAAGTGAACGAAAGGCCGATGATATCGACGAGCTAGGCACGGTTATCATTGCTGGTATGGGACGTTTCGGTCAGGTGGTCAATCGTCTTTTGACCGCTAATGGTGTCAAAACCGTAGTGCTGGACCATGATATTAGCCAGATCGATGTATTACGTAAGATAAACATCAAGAGTTATTTTGGTGATGCCAGTCGCGCCGATCTACTGCATACCGCTGGTATCGAAGAGGCATCTTTGTTGGTGGTCTCTATGGATAACCCTGACAGTGCCACCGAGGTGGTCAAGTATGTGAAGAAAACCTATCCACAGGTCAAAGTGTTAGCGCGGGCATTCGACCGCGGCCACGCTTATATGCTTCGTAGTGCAGGGGCGGATTATATTCAAAAAGAGACATTGTTATCAGCGTTAGAATTGGGTGCCGATGCAATGAGATGTTTAGGCTTTCATCCATTTCATGTTGAGCAGCAGAAAAATATATTTAGACGGGTAGAGAAGCGCAGCTCAGATATTCTTTATCAGGCTTGGTGTGATGACAGCTCTGGTGAACGCTTCGATAACAATTACCGTAAATTATTTATCGAGCTTGAAGAAACGATTAAGAAAGAAATGCTTGCCGACCGAAGTGATAAACATGCCACCAGTGAGCGTGGTTGGACGCCACCACCGAAAGGCTATGATGAGATACTCGAGGGTGAGGAGCCGCTGCCATTAACGCCTGCTGAGGATCAGATCAAGCCTTAA
- a CDS encoding phospho-sugar mutase, producing the protein MEVHLQAKIKHWLSLDADEKSRKQIHTLLDNGDSDELAKRFSGRLMFGTAGIRGVVGAGPMRMNRLVVQQTSKGVAEYLKAQIKDASTRGVIIGYDGRHDSKQFAHDTAAVLTSAGIKVYLTEKVAATPLVAFGVLHLHAAAGIVVTASHNPPQYNGYKVYWENGAQIIPPHDSGIAARIEHAATQPILLMSHNEAIASGQLIILGDDFYQAYRCAIKQAITLQNHTVPARVSLAYTAMHGVGADMAETVLKDAGFTQVYSVAAQREPDGDFPTVNFPNPEEAGAMDLVMAEAHKHSAMLACANDPDADRFAVAVRKLEAVADMAASEAYQMLTGDQVGVLLGHYLLSHAPDNQRLTCRTIVSSSLLSKISASMNGICETTLTGFKWLTNVGMAKQTRDNQFLFAYEEALGYTIGSMVWDKDGLSALVAFAQLTAELAANNQTIWDRLEIIYREHGFYLNQQVSIALTADSGAPTIGEQLRALAPSQIAGRAVVSVDDISVGTRYYADGREEVIDLPDSDVLIYQLDDGARVIVRPSGTEPKVKCYYEVVEQFVDTDSLQTVQARAAQSMAKLIKSHQQELPG; encoded by the coding sequence ATGGAAGTACATTTACAAGCAAAGATTAAACATTGGCTCAGTCTCGATGCTGATGAAAAGAGTCGTAAACAGATCCACACTTTGCTTGATAACGGTGATAGTGACGAATTAGCCAAGCGATTTAGCGGGCGTCTTATGTTTGGCACCGCAGGTATTCGTGGTGTGGTGGGAGCTGGCCCAATGAGAATGAACCGTTTAGTGGTTCAACAAACATCGAAAGGGGTGGCTGAATACCTTAAAGCTCAGATAAAGGATGCGTCAACTCGCGGCGTTATTATCGGTTACGATGGTCGCCATGATTCAAAGCAGTTTGCCCATGATACCGCAGCCGTTTTAACGAGTGCAGGTATTAAGGTTTACCTTACCGAGAAGGTTGCAGCTACGCCGCTAGTTGCCTTTGGGGTGCTGCATTTACATGCGGCGGCGGGCATTGTTGTTACCGCGAGTCATAATCCACCGCAATACAATGGCTATAAAGTTTACTGGGAGAATGGTGCACAGATCATTCCTCCTCATGATAGTGGAATCGCAGCGCGTATCGAGCATGCTGCAACTCAGCCTATATTGCTAATGAGCCATAATGAGGCTATTGCCTCTGGTCAGTTAATCATACTGGGTGACGATTTTTATCAAGCCTATCGTTGTGCTATTAAACAAGCGATCACTTTGCAAAATCATACCGTACCAGCGCGAGTGAGTTTAGCTTATACAGCAATGCATGGAGTTGGTGCTGACATGGCCGAAACTGTGCTCAAGGATGCGGGGTTTACCCAGGTCTATTCGGTGGCTGCGCAGCGAGAGCCCGATGGCGATTTTCCAACGGTTAATTTTCCAAACCCAGAAGAAGCTGGAGCGATGGATTTGGTGATGGCAGAGGCGCATAAACACTCGGCTATGCTAGCGTGTGCAAACGATCCCGATGCTGATCGATTTGCGGTGGCAGTTAGGAAACTTGAGGCCGTAGCTGATATGGCCGCCAGTGAGGCATATCAAATGTTGACAGGTGATCAGGTTGGGGTGTTGTTGGGGCATTATCTATTGTCTCATGCTCCCGATAATCAAAGGCTGACGTGCCGAACGATAGTGTCATCTAGCTTGTTATCTAAGATTAGCGCCTCGATGAATGGCATATGTGAAACCACGTTAACAGGCTTTAAATGGCTCACGAACGTGGGGATGGCAAAGCAAACTCGAGATAATCAATTCTTGTTTGCCTACGAAGAGGCGCTGGGCTACACCATAGGCAGTATGGTGTGGGACAAAGATGGTCTATCTGCCTTAGTGGCCTTTGCTCAGTTGACCGCTGAGCTTGCTGCGAACAATCAAACCATTTGGGATAGGCTAGAAATTATCTATCGTGAGCACGGGTTTTACCTCAATCAACAGGTTAGCATTGCGCTAACAGCAGATAGCGGCGCTCCCACTATTGGTGAGCAGCTAAGAGCATTGGCACCGAGTCAAATTGCTGGTCGAGCAGTGGTATCGGTCGATGATATCAGCGTTGGCACGCGCTATTATGCGGACGGTCGTGAGGAGGTTATCGACTTGCCCGATAGCGATGTGCTTATCTATCAGCTCGATGATGGTGCTAGGGTTATCGTTCGCCCGTCAGGTACTGAACCTAAGGTGAAATGTTACTACGAAGTGGTCGAGCAGTTTGTTGATACAGATAGCTTACAAACGGTGCAAGCGCGTGCAGCGCAGTCAATGGCTAAGTTGATTAAGAGCCATCAACAAGAGTTGCCAGGTTAA
- the metA gene encoding homoserine O-acetyltransferase MetA produces the protein MPVKIPDNLPAAEILESENIFVMSETRAANQDIRPMKVLILNLMPNKIETETQLLRLLGNTPLQVDVDLLRIHDKESKHTSIDHMNNFYRDFDDVRHKNYDGLIITGAPLGQVEFEDVTYWDHIREIIDWSQEHVTSVLFLCWAAHAALYHLYGLQRKLLQKKRSGVFNHHRSKHYFPLLRGFDEEFFAPHSRFAEMDINELKAHPELQVLTESEEAGAYMVLSRSNRNLFVMGHPEYQKATLKDEYLRDLGEGLNPDVPLNYFRNDDPNQEPVARWHSHGSLLVSNWLNYYVYQLTPYNLEDMSAMTPWENSLKR, from the coding sequence ATGCCGGTAAAAATTCCTGATAATCTGCCTGCTGCAGAGATCCTAGAATCCGAGAATATTTTCGTCATGTCTGAAACTCGGGCGGCGAATCAAGATATCAGACCTATGAAGGTGTTGATCCTCAATCTGATGCCCAATAAGATCGAGACCGAGACGCAATTACTTCGATTGCTTGGGAATACACCACTTCAAGTCGATGTCGACCTGCTGCGTATTCATGACAAAGAGTCAAAACACACTTCAATCGATCACATGAATAATTTTTATCGTGATTTCGATGATGTACGCCATAAAAATTATGATGGTTTAATTATTACAGGCGCACCACTTGGGCAAGTGGAGTTTGAAGATGTGACCTACTGGGACCATATTCGTGAGATCATCGATTGGTCTCAAGAGCATGTGACATCGGTACTGTTTTTATGCTGGGCGGCGCACGCTGCCTTGTATCATCTTTATGGTTTACAGCGAAAGTTGCTGCAAAAAAAACGTTCAGGTGTGTTTAATCATCACCGTAGTAAACATTATTTCCCCTTGTTGCGTGGCTTCGATGAGGAATTCTTTGCACCTCATTCCCGTTTTGCCGAAATGGATATCAACGAATTAAAAGCGCATCCAGAGTTGCAAGTATTGACCGAATCTGAAGAGGCCGGTGCATACATGGTGCTCAGTCGCAGTAACCGAAACTTGTTTGTTATGGGCCACCCGGAATATCAAAAAGCGACGTTAAAGGACGAATATCTACGGGATTTAGGCGAAGGGCTTAACCCAGATGTGCCACTTAATTATTTCCGTAATGATGATCCTAATCAAGAGCCGGTCGCGCGCTGGCATAGCCATGGTAGTCTATTGGTCAGTAATTGGTTGAACTACTATGTTTATCAGTTAACCCCTTATAACCTCGAAGATATGAGCGCCATGACGCCTTGGGAAAATAGTTTAAAGCGTTAG
- a CDS encoding sensor domain-containing diguanylate cyclase, producing the protein MIHNEQMTLVLEALPDPAFILSKSGKYIAVFGGKDSRYYHDGSNLVGLTLDEVLTPNKANWFLSIIERALSSKKLQVEEYELSNKDVKGLPDEGPAQPIWFEGRIQALDFLVDDEEVVLWVASNISQRHEFEIQLRELSDTDQLTGLFNRRRLERDLTFQYDSLQRYGIPTAILMLDLDHLKLINDKLGHQVGDETIVAVAKTCRIHFRKTDSAYRYGGDEFVISLPGTNQDQSMAFAEHLRLAFNDELQKLARDGLFATVSIGVATIEPQDDSYEDTLKRADIALYQAKHAGKNRVAIAQS; encoded by the coding sequence ATGATCCATAATGAACAAATGACGTTAGTGTTAGAGGCATTACCCGATCCTGCGTTCATTTTATCGAAAAGCGGTAAATATATTGCCGTGTTTGGTGGTAAAGATAGCCGTTATTATCATGATGGTAGCAACTTAGTCGGATTGACCCTTGACGAGGTGTTGACTCCGAATAAGGCAAATTGGTTTTTAAGCATCATTGAGCGCGCACTTAGCAGTAAAAAATTACAGGTCGAAGAGTATGAACTAAGCAACAAGGATGTAAAAGGCTTGCCTGATGAAGGACCTGCACAGCCAATTTGGTTCGAGGGACGTATTCAAGCGCTGGATTTTTTAGTTGATGACGAAGAGGTTGTACTTTGGGTTGCTAGTAATATTTCCCAACGGCATGAGTTTGAAATCCAACTGCGAGAACTTAGTGATACCGATCAATTAACGGGACTGTTTAATCGGCGTCGTTTAGAGCGAGATTTAACCTTTCAATATGACAGTTTACAACGCTACGGCATTCCGACCGCTATTTTAATGTTAGATTTAGATCACTTAAAATTGATCAACGATAAATTGGGTCATCAGGTCGGTGATGAGACGATTGTTGCCGTTGCCAAAACTTGTAGAATTCATTTTAGAAAAACCGATAGCGCTTATCGTTATGGTGGTGATGAGTTTGTGATCTCGCTACCAGGAACAAACCAAGATCAATCTATGGCATTTGCAGAACACCTCAGGCTTGCTTTTAATGACGAGTTACAAAAACTGGCTCGAGATGGATTGTTTGCTACAGTAAGCATTGGTGTCGCGACGATTGAGCCGCAAGACGACTCCTATGAAGATACCCTGAAACGAGCGGATATCGCCCTTTATCAAGCTAAGCATGCGGGGAAAAATCGGGTGGCTATAGCACAGAGTTAA
- a CDS encoding SDR family NAD(P)-dependent oxidoreductase: MTQATAIIVGASSLLSREIAKQLSAQGVELSLLVQDPDSLSEFAQSLPNKAKVYPLQIDQPQAIITTIESLWQELDGAHLVIVNTGLNSYDPSLPWQPEEDIITVNVQGFSAICNTVFRLFTQQGYGQLAAINSIAGLRGGPSVAYHASKAYAANYLEGLSMHAQRLKLPITITDLQMGLLDKAAMQQSRLWLSPPQEVARQAIKAMQKAKRRAYITKRWRLVAWLTKLLPEFIYNTRHWRTKEERKAAKAAKKAQ, translated from the coding sequence ATGACTCAAGCAACAGCCATAATTGTGGGCGCAAGTTCACTGCTCAGCCGCGAAATAGCCAAACAACTCTCTGCTCAAGGTGTAGAACTTAGCCTTCTTGTACAAGATCCTGATTCACTCAGCGAATTTGCTCAATCACTACCAAACAAAGCTAAAGTGTACCCGTTACAAATTGACCAACCTCAGGCCATTATTACCACGATAGAATCACTCTGGCAGGAGCTAGATGGCGCTCACTTAGTCATAGTTAACACCGGGCTTAATAGCTATGATCCCAGCCTACCATGGCAGCCTGAAGAAGATATTATTACCGTTAATGTGCAAGGCTTTAGCGCCATATGCAATACGGTATTTAGGCTATTTACCCAGCAAGGCTACGGCCAACTGGCGGCAATTAATTCAATAGCAGGACTTCGTGGTGGCCCCAGTGTGGCATATCATGCATCGAAAGCTTACGCGGCGAACTATTTAGAAGGACTTAGCATGCATGCTCAGCGCCTTAAGCTTCCAATAACCATTACCGATCTGCAGATGGGTTTACTGGATAAAGCCGCAATGCAACAGAGTCGTCTCTGGCTATCACCGCCCCAAGAAGTTGCCCGTCAAGCTATCAAGGCAATGCAGAAGGCAAAGCGCAGAGCCTATATCACCAAGCGCTGGCGGCTCGTCGCCTGGCTAACTAAACTGCTACCGGAATTTATCTACAACACCCGTCACTGGCGCACCAAAGAAGAACGTAAAGCGGCAAAAGCAGCGAAAAAAGCGCAGTAA
- a CDS encoding NAD(P)H-dependent oxidoreductase: protein MSTIRKRILLLLAHPSQHRSEVNMPLFEAAKSIEGVTAVDLYGEYPRFDINIEREQQRLIDHDIIIFQFPLYWYSTPAILKEWQDLVLEYGFAYGTDGIALKSKLFLCALTAGGKEDAYKSQGYNHFTIRQLLAPLEQTASLTGMRYLPPLALFGARTAIEDNRMSLYINHWQRLLKALIEDRLDLRKAAKLDKLNDQLDSIIRGE, encoded by the coding sequence ATGTCAACTATCCGTAAACGCATACTTTTGTTACTCGCTCACCCCTCTCAGCATCGCTCAGAAGTTAATATGCCGCTGTTTGAGGCCGCAAAATCGATTGAAGGGGTCACCGCTGTCGATCTTTATGGTGAATACCCTCGGTTTGATATCAATATTGAGCGTGAACAACAACGGCTAATCGACCACGACATTATCATTTTTCAATTTCCTCTCTATTGGTATTCCACTCCAGCGATTTTAAAAGAGTGGCAAGATTTAGTGCTTGAATATGGCTTTGCTTATGGTACCGATGGTATCGCGCTCAAAAGTAAACTGTTTTTGTGTGCTCTTACCGCGGGTGGCAAAGAGGATGCGTATAAGAGCCAAGGATATAATCATTTTACAATTAGACAGTTACTCGCGCCGTTAGAACAGACTGCCAGCCTTACAGGAATGCGTTATCTACCGCCGTTAGCCTTATTTGGTGCCAGAACGGCAATAGAAGATAACCGAATGTCACTCTATATCAATCATTGGCAACGATTACTTAAAGCATTAATCGAAGATCGTCTCGATCTACGTAAAGCCGCCAAACTCGATAAATTAAACGACCAGCTAGATAGCATCATCAGGGGAGAATAG
- a CDS encoding substrate-binding periplasmic protein has translation MLHVIVRVGILLLVLFSQLIWADPTQTPSQVRYNLSDEYIDLKQTYFIDLLRLAMEKSQQQYGDFELQAVAIDMPQRRAIKSVQESELDVVWTMSSIEREQQLKPVYFPLLKGLLGYRIAVIRKEDEDKFIDINDLEELQRIPVGQGLDWPDSDILQKQGFTLVRGADHNLLTMLNKKRFDYYLRGIHEPWSELVGRSNLMVETTFVIIYPAPIYFFVRQDNDLLAERIEYGLRAALADGSFDSLFYDHAITRGVLERVNLLTRREFRIDNPFLSDSSKNLLSERQLWFNE, from the coding sequence ATGCTGCATGTTATCGTTAGAGTCGGTATTCTGTTGTTGGTTTTGTTTAGTCAATTGATATGGGCCGATCCTACTCAAACTCCAAGTCAAGTACGTTATAACCTGTCTGATGAATATATTGATCTCAAGCAAACTTACTTTATCGACCTGTTAAGGTTAGCGATGGAGAAGAGCCAGCAGCAGTATGGCGATTTCGAGTTGCAAGCCGTAGCAATCGATATGCCTCAGCGTAGAGCTATCAAGTCTGTGCAAGAGTCCGAACTGGATGTTGTTTGGACCATGAGCTCTATCGAAAGAGAACAACAATTAAAGCCTGTCTATTTCCCTTTGTTGAAAGGGCTTTTGGGCTATCGCATTGCCGTTATCCGCAAAGAAGATGAAGATAAATTTATTGATATTAATGACCTAGAAGAACTGCAAAGGATCCCCGTAGGCCAAGGGCTTGATTGGCCCGATAGTGATATTCTTCAAAAACAAGGCTTTACCTTAGTCCGAGGCGCCGACCATAATCTCCTAACAATGCTCAATAAAAAACGTTTTGATTACTATCTTCGAGGAATACATGAGCCTTGGAGCGAACTCGTCGGTCGATCCAATTTGATGGTCGAGACAACTTTCGTCATCATTTATCCTGCCCCAATCTATTTTTTTGTTAGACAAGATAATGATTTATTAGCCGAAAGAATTGAATATGGTCTTAGGGCCGCTTTGGCCGATGGCAGTTTTGACAGCCTATTTTATGATCACGCAATCACTCGCGGCGTACTAGAGCGTGTTAACCTTCTTACACGTCGAGAGTTTAGAATTGATAATCCGTTTTTGTCCGATAGCTCTAAGAACTTATTGAGTGAAAGGCAGTTATGGTTTAATGAATAA